In Motacilla alba alba isolate MOTALB_02 chromosome 2, Motacilla_alba_V1.0_pri, whole genome shotgun sequence, the DNA window TTAGCGCTTTtgggcaggctggggaaaaaacaacttCTGGAGCTATCTCCTGCGGTAACAGATTTCTGTCTCGTCTGAAGAGCAGGTACTGCAGTGACCAAAGAGTCAAAGGGGAAGTGGGAAGGATACACACAGTGCAACAGGGCTCTTTCATATAAAccctgtttttttccacagaggTCATGAAGGATTTCATTGACTCGGGAGGAGCTACCTCACCTCTCTTTCCTCATAGGGAGCTTTTCATGCTCTGCTTAGTTCCCTTCTAAACAGTTTCACGTTTCCAGGGTTAACTTCACAATTTCTCATTTCTAACAgctaacatttatttttaattttagagtAGAAGTTTTATAGAATCCAAGTGTAAGCTTTCTGTTTAGGTTCTTGGGCATTCACTGATTTGAACAATAGGTAAGTTGAAGATTAGTGGTGATACACTACTCTCTCCAGTAGTTGCAGTGAGAGTATGCTGAGCTTGCGTGGGCATTCCCAAGCCATGCAGTAATCACAAGTAATGTACGTGCTGTTaagattggtttgggttgttttatttttcttttcctgtgggGTTACTGACATACTGAGCCTCAGCAGAAGGGGTTAAGTAGAACTTGAGCTATGAATTTGAAATTATGCTTGACACATCCGATCCATATTACTGCAATGTGTCAGCAACCGCAGTTGGTATGTCAGTTCTGCAAGTAAAAAAGTGATTGCAatgcagtttcttctttttcatgtaaaatCACACATATCCTCCGTGCAGGGATTTTCTTGTTCAGTGGGCTACAGTGtagatttagaaaaaaaaatgtaattcatttATATGTAAATACAACCTGAAGGCTACACATATCCGAGCTGCTACAAAGACAGAGAGCATGtacatgaaaacaaatggaCCTCTTGTTGTTAGAAATTCATAGTTTACCATAATAGGGGTGGTGGTGGGGGCGAAGGGTTGTCTTTGAAACCATATAGGTCAGCATTTCAGACTTCTGTATTTGTATTCcaattaaaggagaaaatggaaaagcttcTGGATGTTTGCTATTTTAAAGCCAGCTTGAGGGGGGAGAAGCggaaacagtatttttcatatGTCCTATTAGCAAATTACATGCCGTGAATAAGGTATTTTAGTGTTTGGCTTGCATATAGGTTTTGtgagttttatttgttttggagGGTGGAGTATGTGAGTTTTTGGCAATTgctccatttctttttgttacatgaaaagaaaattttcaaaaaaactgGAAGTAGAAATTATGTCTGTGGCTCTCACCAAATGCTGGGAGGTACAAGACAGCattctaaagcaaaaaaaaaggagggggagaCAAACAAGGAGGTGGCGGGTGATTGTGGTGTCTTGTAGCAGCATTTGCTTTACCTGATTTTTGTTCCCTGATatagtaaaaatatttccttgctgAAGTACTTGGATTTGGACTTAAaatagcagaaattattttgagataAGTTGACATTAACCACCACAGATTCCTCACTTAACCTGTCACTGTTGCTGGAGATACAAGTGTTAGCTCCTATCGGTGCATCTTCTACTTCAGCAAGGGAAAATCTAGTTTTATATTTAGTTTTATAGCTGTTTTAGAAGAGTGTGTGATAAAAGCAAACCAGTGCCTTCTCTAATGAGTATTAAAGACTAAACCTGTGCAATTTGTAGTAAGTGTAGtctatccttttaaaaatgtcctgGGGATTTATGCACTAAACTCAGATTAATGCTAATGGGAGTTACTTaagataaataatttctttagcGTGGCATTTCCCTTTaacatctttttatttctttttttttttttaatgaaaacaaagaattgGAGTTCGTGGTATAAAGaacctttcttccttcttctctgtaGGCATGCTTCTAAGAAGCGTCTTGACCATGAGGAAGCCCATGTGCTAGGAACCAGTTTTTACTAATCCCGCCGAAGAAAATGAAGCCACGTTTCAGCTTTGCCGATCCTTTTCCCACCCTGTCGGCTGAATGAGAAATGGTCGTGTGATTATGCTGACAGCCCAGCATGCATTTGGTAGACCTGTGGTTAACTCGTTCCCTCTCCATGTGTCTGCTCTTACAAAGTTTTGTCCTCATGATACTGTGCTTTCATTCTGCCAGTATGTGCCCAAAAGGCTGCCTCTGTTCCCACTCCGGAGGTCTGAACGTCAGCTGTAGCAATGCAAACCTCAAGGAGATACCCAGAGATCTTCCGCCAGAAACAGTCTTACTTTATTTGGACTCGAATCAGATAACATCTATACCCAACGAAATTTTTAAGGACTTGCACCAATTGAGAGTCCTCAATTTATCAAAAAATGGGATTGAGTTTATTGATGAACATGCCTTTAAAGGGGTGGCAGAAACCTTGCAGACTCTGGATTTGTCCGACAACCGGATTAAAAGCGTGCACAAAAACGCTTTCAACAACCTGAAGGCCAGGGCCAGAATTGCCAACAACCCCTGGCACTGTGACTGCAcgctgcagcaggtgctgcgGAGCATGGCCTCCAACCACGAGACGGCCAACAACGTCATCTGCAAGACCTCTGTGCTGGATGAGCATGCAGGGAGACCCTTCCTCAATGCTGCCAACGACGCCGACCTCTGCAACCTCCCTAAAAAGACTACTGACTACGCCATGCTGGTCACCATGTTTGGCTGGTTCACCATGGTGATCTCCTACGTGGTTTACTACGTCCGACAGAACCAGGAGGATGCAAGGAGGCACCTTGAGTACTTGAAATCCCTGCCAAGCAGGCAAAAGAAACCAGACGAAGCTGATGACATTAGCACTGTGGTATAGTATTCTGAATACAATGACTGCCTTTGTGATGGAAACTAGAGTTGGAAGACGCTAAAACCAGAGGTTTACTTCTAACCGTTCATTGTAAACATTAAgacttttggggcttttttttcctgtttaactGAATTACACCACTGTTGCGCTTTCTAACAGAAAGTTTTGTCCAGGTGGTAAACTTCAATTATTTCTCTGGTGGTATCCTAAAACAAGTGAATTAATATGTAAACATTAGTTTAGACCCATTCCACTATTTAATAAcgaaatttatttttttaatttaaaaaccaaataaaagctTAAATTTGAACCATGTAAAGCAGAGTAATTTATTGATCAGAAACTTGACCTGTGAGGTAGAAGGTGAGGGTGATAATGAAGTGGGCTGTGAGAGGTCCAGGACTGGAAAGTCCCCAAAGGGCACATCTCACCTATGGGTGCAAGGTGAGCAGCTGGTGAATGGTGGCCCATTTTGTGGGCTGTCTGCCATGGTGGGAACAGGGCACAGtgtgggcagagcagagtgCCCTGACTCTGAGTGTAAGGGACTGATGCTTGCTTAACCTCTCGGAGGgcatttcagcagtgctggggaggaggcaACCTCGAGGAGCTGCACCTCAGGACGTCAAAGAGAGGTAAGCCAGGAGGGATATGTGGTGGTCTTCAACTTACACCCACTTACTGCCTTGCATGAGCTTCAGGCAGGTGACCTCAGCACTGAGGAGTACAGCAAGAAGGCAGCAGCAAGCTTAGTATGCTGGTCAAACTAGAGTATCACTagtgataatttttaaaaaaatatggtgGGTTTAAGCTGTATATTGTTTCATAAGTAAAtgtgatttctattttttagggagcagccttttaaaaaattgaaagaaataaatgaatatatAGGCTAGGCATATTCTCTTGTGTGTTAGGATATATGTATGTTCTTGTATGATTTTGTGGCTAAACGTTTGGGAAAATAGAAAGTCCACATGAAGTTAAACTCAGCCTTGCATATGAAATGGATATTTTAAATCTCTGCtgtctttaaaaacacagtgtttttctcttttcataggTAAAATTTTCAAAGAGAACAAATCCACAAGAACGTATTCCTCTTGTCCTTTATTACCATAATAAAATGATGCTTGTCTCTGGGTCCCTATAGATCCAGTCTAACTGACATTGGAATATGTATTACAGAAGGGTggattaaaaatgtataaaacacTGCTTTGCAAGAGAAAGTGTTAAAGGTCAGCCTTAAAAGAATAGTAAAAACCCTCCAGAGTAATCTCTCCGATTAGTTTATCTATTACTTCTGTTGTGGTTCTGTTATGAGGGCAGAAGCTTGTTTATCTTAGTTTTTTTCAGAACACTGTTAAAATAATAGCTAAAACTTGTTTCAAAGCAAataacagaagaggaaaaaaaattaaatggacaTAGAGTCAACTCTTTATGTCATCTTTGCACTTTTTTGTCATCTTCATAGGGTGAGTCCTTGTGACCGACTTAGCCATTTGCAAATCTCTATGAGCAGTTTTTGGCAAATTAAGAGAATGTTAATGTTTGTAAAGGGCACAGTCTGTCCATAAAATATCCACTGTCTGCTATTTCTGTCCTTGCCACCAAATCCCTTAagtaaaaatgttattttctaaGAAGAGACTCTTGTTGATGACACATCCTCCTTAGTTAGCGttttatgttttcctgtttccaaGCTCTATCTGACTATCTACCCAAGCCCCCCCAAACTCAGTGTGGCCTCTTGCAGGACCCAAAAGCAGTCGGATTAGATACATAGGTGAGTCTGAAGAGAACAGATAAAATATTACACTGTAGTGCCACTATGACAAACTCTACTGAATAGGACATGTAGTGTCTCTGTATAGGTTGAGCAAAATTACTTCCTGATGTATTTCTCCctaatttctctgaaatttccTTCAGAGTAAAATTGGTCTTATTTCTGTCACTGTGTTCCCCAAGCAATATTTAAGATCCCAGCTCATATGCCACTGTGAGAAAAAGCAGGAGGGACTAGCTAAAAGATGACTCTAAGCTGGAGGTACTAACAATCAAGAATTTGGTGTCGTTTATTCACAGCTGAATGCAGGAATTTCTCCACAAAATTTGGACAGAATTACTTAAACAACATTTAAGAAATCCTGGTCAGtcttaaaacactttaaaacacttggcaggttttaaaaatttgatttcaagcaacattttcaaaaagagACCCTCTTTGCAAAGCTGactaagaaaaatataaataagttaTCTTtaggttttctggtttttttctttattactaGATCCATGAGACAGGATCTGATATAGTTTTACCCTAGCTGAACTTCTGGCTTTCCAGCTTTAAATTCTGACCcaaacaaatgtaaacaaagtTAAGCATTACTCTGTAGAAATGCTTTGGAGGGATGGTTCCAAGAAGATAAGAAGATGCTTGTTTTTACTGTGTTTACTTCACACCTTTCTTTCGAAAACTACTGTCTCTAGAAAAGCCTAGGTGCTGCCCTTTGAATTCAATGGCACAAACTTTTAGACTTTTATCAAAGTTAAACCCTTCAAGGAGTTATTTCATTTACAAAACCAGTTTTGCTGAGAAATGAgtaatttggtttatttttatctgtgatACCTGACATGTAAATATGGATGAGAGGAAATTGATGTTTCCTTACTCACAGGAGATAGCACATGATAGAAAATAAGAATGATATATATaatacagtgattttttttttctgttaagatGCTTCAGGAAAAGTAGAGCTGGGATATAATAGCTTAAATGTGATTAATTTCTCTACCcttattttcttacagaaaacatccatatttttctttctaaatggTAAAAGATAACTGTCAACATtagttttttcttaaaactaaTGGTGATTTTGCTCTGCTAATTTTCTAGTGGTATGCTCTGTGGGTAAGATCTGTGGTAGTGCATTTGGTCTGTGTCTATTAAGGCTCAGGCTTTAtgtgtttcttttattctttatttggTACACTATTAGATACAGATCTCTTCACTGTTAATGTACATTATGCTCTTAAGTCTTTGGTAGCAAGATTTTGCACTGCAATTGCCATACATTTCGAGGGTTGAGTATGAACAGAAAATGTGGTGATCCACATTCTGgtcttcccaggaaaaaaaaagaagagaatagAATTTTTATTTACCAAATAGATGCCATGCAGAGAATCTACcacatttgtttttcagcttgaaAGGGGCAAATCATAagcattagaaagaaaaagaaggaaagtaaAAGGAGCAGCTGTAGGCTTAAACGCTTGAAGGTGCCATGGAATCTTGCAACATGTTTAAATGTACGATGGGGTCTCGGAGTGAATcgaaatcagttttaaaaaggaTGTTGCTCTACTTCCACACCTGGAAAAAGAACTAAACAAGAGTAAATGgcatatcttttaaaaacaatcttTAAATTTCAGGAGGGACATctaaaggaggaaaatataGGAGAATATAATTTCTGAGGTTACGTGTAAAGCCATAGTATGGGCAAAACAAATGGGaacattttttcctaagcaAGTGAGAAACTGGAGTCCAACTAAAGCAAGAGCCAAGAGTTCATCAGGTATTAAGGGAGCACTGTGAATAGGTAGGGcaaatgttttgaaagaaacTAGGCTAGCatttgaaaaagggaaaaagtcaCCTATCAATTCGTTACTGGTTAAAAGATAAAAAACGAAAGTGAGAAGAAATCATCTGTTGACTTGAAGGAGAATGGTTACTGAAATTTCTGAGATGTCCCACAGAAATCAGAATGGGAGCAATGCTGTACAGTGTATTCCTGGAGAAGAGAGTTGATAATGAGCTGATAACATTTGTGGGTTATAAACAGTTATGGAGGGCAGTCCAGCCTATAGCTAACTGTGAAGAAATACAGAAGGTTCTCACATTTCTAAGTTGGCAGATGATTATATAAAGAAGATTGGATTTTGTGTGAATAATTACAAAGTACTGCAGATGGCACATCTGAACATGAGGATATTCTCTAAATTGGCTGTaatcaaatggaaaaaacatcTTGGGGGCACAGTGGGAAGCTCTTCAATGACAAACACCAGAAATTATTAGGAGGGAAATAATCAAACAGCGTGGTGGAATGGCATGATAAACCACTGAATAAAATCTGTGATGAACACACATCTGGAGCAttgcatttcagttttccttgtCTTCAAGAAAAATGAACTTACTTTGAAGTACTGAATATGTAGAGAAAGATAATAAGATAATCAAGGATATGAAGTTGTTTCCATAGGAGAAGATAATCTAACATCCCCAGTCTTGGAGGTGAGATGACATTAGAACTCACTGTAATAACTGGAGTAGTAAACAAAAGGGAAATTCAGAACCTCTGATCTCTGTTTCttgcagcagaaaacagcaatCTGGTTAGACAATATCAGGCAATGGAtgctgggggttttttaaacatttttgtagAGAGCATGCATTAAATTAAGTACAGGTTACTGTAGAGAAGAAAACATATTCAAAGGTAGGACTTTACAAATGCTTGGAAGTCAAGGTTGTTAGCAGTTAACAATGCTAATGTTATATAGATTCAGTTCTCAACAAGGAAAGCCCCTGCTCATCCTAGGAAGCGGGGATGGTTTCCCTAGGAAAAGCTTACAGGTTTGTGCTTCTCTTACTCTCTGAGATGCTATTGTGGGTGTTTGTtgaggagaagggaaggtgGGCTGGATTTGTATGGCACCGATGCTCTCGTATGTCCAGCGGGATGCAAATCAAGCTGCCTCCCTGAGAGGCAGGAGAGGATATTTGTAGTGGAGACAAGGAGATTTTCTGTGCACGGGCTGGGAATgaagttcaggaaaagaaaaatcccatgtAGGTGTTGGTGTCTTCTCACTAACTGCTGGACAAGGTTTGAGCACTCTGTGCTGAGTTGTGCCAAGACTGTGTTAACTAAAGGAGTGACAGCTTTCCACTGGGGATCTgcaggaaaattaattcaaaccTTACTTGACATATTGATGTAAATTGATACTATTCTTGCAGCTCGCCTGGTGGTCCATTTAGAAAGTATGGGAATTTCTCTGCAGGTTCTTCATTAAAACAAGGTTAAGGACTTGATTTTCACAAAGAAATCCCTTCATTGTTGTTACTTCCAGTGAAAACTGGTGTGATGAATTCTTGAAAGTATAAGTACTTCACCAGTGCCACTTATGACACGGAAATGCCTGgaagctttggttttgttttgcttgagTCAATCTGAGGAGCAAAAGTCACCGACAAGCATCAGACACAGGCGTATACGTGCCGTGCCACAGTGATATGTGAAGGAGGTGTTTTTTGCATGCCATTGCATCCATGAGTGTATATGTGCATGTGCAGATGTATGGATATACATCTCTCAAGTTCAGTCATATTTCCCTGTGGTTAGTCGTGTTCAGTTAGCTGTACATACACATGCATGCAGATAAAACAGTATCTCCTTTGCATGCTTTCATTTGCCCTATTTAATCATGAAAAGAGTTGCTTTGTTGCTTTAAAGCCATGATTCATACGGCATTTAAGCCAAGTACACCTCCATCCTCAGCCTTTCACAATGCTCCCTGATCCCAGTACCAGCTACACAGAATGTGGAAGCAAATGAGGCGACACTGGTACAGCTCATCCTCTTTCTGAGATCCTTAGTCACATCCATTGGCTACCATATCGAGCTGTTACAGACCTTTGTGAACaaccttttgttttccagctggctCAGAAAGGAATGCAACTTCCTAGAAAACAAGATATTTAGGTGGATGATGTAATGCCTTCAAGCTCATAAGGAACTGCCCCATTTGTGAAAACCAGGCAGGGCAAGTGCAGCTCATGTTCTTGGATCAGTTCTCCTCTTCTGCACTTGTAAATGAGTAGGTTCTTGGCATTGCAAGTGTGTTTGGCTGTGTTTTTCTCCTAGGAGATAGTTATAACCCTTGGAGGAAATTCCTTGAGATGGCTGTGGCTCTGAATACAGCTGCTAATTCCAAAAGAAACGC includes these proteins:
- the LRRC3B gene encoding leucine-rich repeat-containing protein 3B — translated: MHLVDLWLTRSLSMCLLLQSFVLMILCFHSASMCPKGCLCSHSGGLNVSCSNANLKEIPRDLPPETVLLYLDSNQITSIPNEIFKDLHQLRVLNLSKNGIEFIDEHAFKGVAETLQTLDLSDNRIKSVHKNAFNNLKARARIANNPWHCDCTLQQVLRSMASNHETANNVICKTSVLDEHAGRPFLNAANDADLCNLPKKTTDYAMLVTMFGWFTMVISYVVYYVRQNQEDARRHLEYLKSLPSRQKKPDEADDISTVV